The following coding sequences are from one Candidatus Paceibacterota bacterium window:
- a CDS encoding polysaccharide lyase family protein codes for MITDKAPTTKRMLVAAAALSAAAAIAAPSAAPLWTIGKPDGAAMEFAPGSRPELTFSVGTSGVSKDFAGSQGGSVGWDGKVRENPYHITFDLDDPPQGRYEVVLDFIYHSGAPTQLKVLVNDKAGIFPIQFAAKKSTWGEEGNEMLMASQHLVVPVDAAWLRAKGNKLTLVPLGIGSLAYDAISFRAASDPPDAAPRLEPTILFHKRGGKLVEVCNLTVPFTQRFDRAPATVKVGKSSITATLTNAVYDFGLWVEPLEVAAAEVGGQASIELTLAGQTLRNSHDVKPAKQWKIFVCPKVHNDVGYTDLQPHVNELDNRNTDRVLDLLAEYPFYKFNFETSWLVDNYMDCRTAPFQDKFFDYARKDRIGINVLYLNLMTGLCTGEELYRAMYFTHKLHRTQGSDFNYACLTDAPSHSWFLPTLLRDAGVKAFSNGANQTRAPILHYSDLNEDSPYYWEGMNGERIFMWYARSYVQLKRLTGPGWGGDISSIAFLKRSVPQFLSRYLRDNYAPDAVMIYGAYVDNAAIPARGDAPAIEQWNNEFEYPKLVVGTDADYFNYVERHFADKLPVYRGDCGAYWEDGVGSTMRATILNRETQRVLPAAETAAALATIFEPRDRYPAEDFRRAWNNVMFYNEHTWGAHNSVSQPGRQFVERQWEIKESYSTRANLDARSLFARGCNRLAQQIAVDGSSILAFNWQNRPRTAALETELGSGDQLVDLADNKVVPMDIYSELDGWRKVRFIARDVPPMGYKAYAIRGIDPAAHKANEKLDGDTIENQFYRLTVDAKTGGLNSLFDKSANRELLDSSAPYKLNEYLYVSGGEGSLILNFTFGTPPANLTVHEPAQATIIKVRKTPLGHRLLVETKATNTPKVTSEYLLYDALKRVDIVNTVEKDEVRAKEAVYFAFPFAAANPAMEYQIQNGWCRPNDDQMPGACREWFTPQNLVHVRDGDFSVAWSTPDAPLVTLTDINRGKWLSHLPIRNGHVYSYVMNNYWFTNYRAQQGGRFVFHYSITSGRGLDRELLARFDEDTRSPVLAYPFLSSFSAAISQAGRPMPASGSSFLTCDAPNLEMVTLKEAEDGDGFILRFREVAGRGGEASLKLPTFRAAAASLCNGVEESIQQLAISREAVTVPYKPYSFTTLRLKPRNPAAKISPK; via the coding sequence ATGATTACAGACAAAGCCCCCACGACCAAACGTATGCTCGTTGCCGCGGCCGCCCTGTCAGCCGCAGCGGCAATCGCAGCGCCATCCGCAGCGCCGCTCTGGACCATTGGCAAGCCCGATGGCGCCGCCATGGAATTCGCGCCGGGCAGCCGCCCGGAGCTGACCTTCAGCGTTGGCACGAGCGGCGTGAGTAAAGACTTCGCCGGCAGCCAGGGCGGTTCCGTAGGCTGGGACGGCAAGGTGCGGGAGAATCCCTACCACATCACTTTCGACCTCGATGATCCGCCCCAAGGCCGCTACGAGGTCGTGCTTGACTTCATCTACCACTCCGGCGCGCCGACGCAGCTCAAAGTGCTGGTCAACGACAAGGCCGGCATCTTTCCCATCCAGTTCGCAGCGAAGAAAAGCACCTGGGGCGAAGAAGGCAACGAGATGCTCATGGCCAGCCAGCACCTGGTGGTGCCGGTGGACGCCGCGTGGCTGCGGGCCAAGGGCAACAAGCTCACCCTGGTCCCGCTGGGCATCGGCAGTCTCGCCTACGACGCCATCAGCTTCCGCGCCGCATCGGACCCGCCCGACGCCGCGCCGCGCCTGGAGCCCACCATTCTCTTCCACAAGCGGGGTGGCAAGCTTGTCGAGGTGTGCAACCTGACGGTCCCCTTCACGCAACGCTTCGACCGCGCACCTGCGACAGTCAAGGTCGGCAAATCTTCCATCACCGCCACCCTCACCAATGCCGTCTACGACTTCGGCCTCTGGGTGGAACCGCTCGAAGTGGCGGCGGCCGAGGTCGGCGGCCAGGCCAGCATCGAGCTCACGCTGGCCGGCCAGACCTTGCGCAACAGTCATGACGTTAAGCCCGCCAAGCAGTGGAAGATTTTCGTCTGCCCGAAGGTCCATAACGACGTCGGCTACACCGATCTCCAGCCCCACGTCAACGAGCTGGACAACCGCAACACCGACCGCGTGCTCGACCTCCTGGCGGAATACCCCTTCTACAAGTTCAACTTTGAAACTTCCTGGCTGGTGGACAACTACATGGACTGCCGCACCGCGCCTTTCCAAGACAAGTTCTTTGACTACGCCCGCAAGGACCGCATCGGCATCAATGTCCTTTACCTCAACCTCATGACCGGTCTCTGCACCGGGGAGGAGCTCTACCGCGCGATGTACTTCACGCACAAGCTCCATCGCACCCAGGGCAGCGACTTCAATTACGCCTGCCTCACCGACGCGCCGTCGCATAGCTGGTTCCTGCCAACGCTCCTCCGCGATGCCGGCGTCAAAGCCTTCTCCAACGGCGCCAACCAAACCCGCGCCCCGATCCTCCATTACAGCGACCTCAACGAAGACTCGCCCTACTATTGGGAAGGCATGAACGGCGAGCGCATCTTCATGTGGTATGCCCGCAGCTACGTTCAGCTCAAGCGCCTTACCGGCCCCGGCTGGGGCGGCGACATCTCGAGCATTGCCTTTCTCAAACGCAGCGTGCCGCAGTTCCTCTCCCGCTACCTGCGCGACAATTACGCGCCCGACGCCGTCATGATCTACGGCGCCTACGTGGACAACGCCGCCATCCCCGCGCGCGGCGACGCCCCCGCCATCGAGCAGTGGAACAACGAGTTCGAGTATCCCAAACTGGTGGTCGGCACGGACGCCGACTACTTCAACTACGTCGAGCGCCACTTCGCGGACAAGCTTCCCGTGTATCGCGGCGACTGCGGCGCCTACTGGGAGGACGGCGTCGGCTCCACCATGCGCGCCACCATCCTCAACCGCGAAACCCAGCGTGTCCTGCCCGCGGCTGAAACCGCCGCCGCGCTCGCCACCATCTTCGAGCCGCGCGACCGCTACCCCGCCGAGGACTTCCGCCGCGCCTGGAACAACGTGATGTTTTACAACGAGCACACCTGGGGCGCTCACAACAGCGTCTCCCAGCCCGGCCGCCAGTTCGTCGAGCGGCAGTGGGAAATCAAGGAAAGCTACTCCACGCGCGCAAACCTCGATGCCCGCAGCCTATTCGCCCGCGGTTGCAACCGCCTGGCCCAGCAAATCGCGGTGGATGGCAGCAGCATTCTCGCCTTCAACTGGCAGAACCGCCCGCGCACTGCGGCGCTGGAGACCGAGTTGGGCAGCGGCGACCAGCTTGTGGATCTCGCCGACAATAAGGTTGTGCCCATGGACATCTACTCCGAGCTGGACGGCTGGCGCAAGGTGCGCTTCATCGCGCGCGACGTGCCGCCGATGGGCTACAAGGCCTATGCCATCCGCGGTATCGACCCCGCCGCCCACAAGGCCAACGAGAAGCTCGACGGTGACACCATCGAGAACCAGTTCTATCGCCTCACCGTGGACGCGAAAACCGGCGGCCTCAATAGCCTCTTCGACAAATCCGCCAACCGCGAACTCCTCGACTCCTCGGCGCCCTATAAGCTCAATGAGTATCTTTACGTCAGCGGCGGTGAGGGCTCGCTCATCCTCAACTTCACTTTCGGCACCCCGCCCGCCAACCTCACCGTTCACGAGCCCGCTCAGGCCACCATCATCAAAGTTCGAAAGACTCCCCTGGGCCACCGCCTCCTCGTCGAAACCAAAGCGACGAACACGCCCAAAGTCACCAGCGAATACCTCCTCTACGACGCCCTCAAACGTGTGGACATCGTCAACACAGTCGAGAAGGACGAGGTCCGCGCCAAGGAAGCCGTTTATTTCGCCTTCCCCTTCGCCGCGGCAAACCCCGCCATGGAATACCAAATCCAAAACGGCTGGTGCCGCCCAAACGATGACCAAATGCCCGGCGCCTGCCGCGAATGGTTCACGCCGCAAAACCTCGTCCACGTCCGCGACGGCGATTTCTCCGTCGCCTGGTCCACGCCCGATGCGCCTCTTGTCACCCTTACCGACATTAACCGCGGCAAATGGCTATCCCACCTGCCCATCCGGAACGGCCATGTCTATTCCTATGTCATGAACAACTATTGGTTCACCAATTACCGCGCGCAGCAGGGCGGACGCTTTGTCTTCCATTACTCCATCACCAGCGGGCGCGGCTTGGACCGCGAGCTTCTCGCCCGCTTCGACGAAGACACCCGCTCCCCGGTGCTCGCCTACCCATTCCTCTCGTCCTTCTCCGCCGCCATCTCGCAGGCCGGCCGTCCCATGCCCGCCAGCGGCAGCTCCTTCCTCACCTGCGACGCCCCTAACTTGGAAATGGTCACCCTCAAGGAAGCTGAGGACGGCGACGGTTTCATCCTGCGCTTCCGCGAAGTCGCCGGCCGCGGTGGCGAAGCCTCCCTCAAGCTGCCGACCTTCCGCGCCGCCGCAGCATCCCTCTGCAACGGCGTTGAAGAGAGTATCCAGCAGCTTGCCATTTCCCGCGAAGCTGTGACGGTTCCCTACAAACCCTACTCCTTCACCACGCTCCGCCTGAAACCGCGGAACCCCGCTGCCAAAATCTCTCCCAAATAG
- a CDS encoding MFS transporter, which produces MPPESDNLAATVPAVPEEVVGQPRRLESGVFPWRQTFAALKHRNFRLFFSGQLVSLVGTWMQNTAQSWLVYQLTGSKLLLGIVAAVGTAPLLLFSMWGGSVADRHSKQTVLLWTQSGMMVLAFLFAAVVWTGVVRPWHIMVLAGLGGIAMAFDMPARQAFVVEITSREDLMNAVLLNSSVFNGARVVGPAVAGFLMAQVDLGACFFLNGLSFVAVLAGLLMMRLPRFVPPAQPESNWQHVLDGFAYVAKHRRVRTLLLLVAFVGVFGWSYSVLMPAFATDVLRVGSREYGMLLSANGIGALAGALAVATYGARLPRRLLVFGGLGLFSLMLLLLAVTRNYYVALVWMAIAGWGMLLYISTSNTAIQMSVADGMRGRVMGIWALMFGGMMPLGGLEAGVLSHWVGVPWTVAIGAMGCGTAALVAWLFVRRSPQSAQ; this is translated from the coding sequence ATGCCGCCCGAATCGGACAACTTAGCTGCCACGGTCCCGGCCGTGCCCGAGGAGGTGGTGGGCCAGCCACGAAGGCTGGAATCAGGGGTATTTCCGTGGCGGCAGACGTTCGCCGCGCTCAAGCACCGCAACTTCCGGCTCTTCTTCTCCGGCCAACTGGTTTCGCTGGTTGGCACGTGGATGCAGAACACAGCCCAAAGCTGGCTGGTCTATCAACTCACGGGTTCCAAGCTCCTGTTGGGCATCGTCGCCGCCGTGGGGACCGCGCCGCTGCTGCTGTTCTCGATGTGGGGCGGGTCGGTGGCCGACCGGCATTCGAAGCAGACGGTGCTGCTGTGGACGCAGAGCGGCATGATGGTGCTGGCGTTTCTGTTTGCCGCGGTGGTTTGGACCGGGGTGGTGCGCCCCTGGCACATCATGGTGCTGGCGGGGCTCGGGGGGATAGCGATGGCCTTCGACATGCCGGCGCGGCAGGCCTTCGTGGTCGAGATAACCAGCCGCGAGGACTTGATGAACGCGGTGTTGCTCAACAGCTCCGTCTTCAACGGTGCGCGAGTTGTCGGGCCGGCGGTGGCGGGGTTCCTCATGGCGCAGGTGGACCTGGGAGCGTGTTTCTTCCTGAATGGGCTGAGCTTCGTGGCCGTGCTGGCGGGGCTGTTGATGATGCGGCTGCCTCGGTTTGTGCCGCCCGCCCAGCCGGAATCCAACTGGCAGCATGTCCTGGACGGCTTTGCCTATGTGGCGAAGCACCGCCGGGTGCGCACCCTGCTGCTACTGGTCGCCTTTGTCGGCGTGTTTGGCTGGTCGTATTCTGTGCTCATGCCGGCGTTTGCGACCGACGTGCTGCGCGTCGGCAGCCGCGAGTATGGGATGTTGCTGAGTGCCAATGGCATTGGCGCGCTGGCGGGGGCGCTGGCGGTCGCCACCTACGGCGCTCGTCTGCCCCGGCGGTTATTGGTGTTCGGCGGCTTGGGACTCTTCTCGCTGATGCTGCTGCTGCTTGCCGTTACGCGGAATTATTACGTGGCGCTGGTGTGGATGGCGATCGCCGGCTGGGGAATGCTGCTTTACATCTCCACCAGCAACACCGCGATCCAGATGAGTGTCGCTGATGGCATGCGCGGGAGGGTCATGGGAATTTGGGCGCTGATGTTCGGCGGCATGATGCCTCTGGGCGGTTTGGAAGCTGGCGTCCTCTCGCACTGGGTTGGAGTGCCGTGGACAGTGGCCATTGGCGCGATGGGATGCGGCACAGCCGCCCTGGTGGCATGGCTGTTTGTCCGCCGCAGTCCGCAGAGCGCCCAATAA